DNA from Bacteroidota bacterium:
GCCAACCATCAAAGATGGTAAAATTTGGGCCAGAGGCGCCGATGATGATAAAGGTCAGGGTTTTATGCATGCCAAGGCTTTTGAAACCATGGTTCAAACCAATACGCTACCCTGTAATGTTAAATTCATGATTGAAGGTGGTGAAGAAGTTGGATCGCCCGGTTTAGGAAAATGGTGTGCCGAAAATAAAGAAATGCTCAAAGCAGATATCATACTCGTTTCTGATACCAGCATGATCGCACCTAACATTCCATCAATTACCACCGGACTAAGAGGATTGGCTTATTGGCAAGTAGAAGTTACAGGTCCGAATAAGGACCTGCATTCAGGTTTATTCGGAGGTGCAGTGGCTAACCCGATCAATGTATTGGCTAAAATGATTACCGATATGGTAGATGATAACGGGCATATCACCATTCCCGGATTCTACGATGATGTGATGGAAGTTAGCATGGAAGAAAGAAAAAAAATGGCCGAAGCTCCATTCGACATAGAGGCTTACAAAAAAGAACTCGATGTAAAAGAACTTTTCGGCGAAAAAGGATATACACCGAGCGAACATACGGGAATTCGTTGTACATTCGACGTTTGCGGAATTTGGGGAGGATATACCGGAGAAGGGGCAAAAACAGTGCTTCCATCAAAAGTTTATGCAAAAATTTCAAGCCGTTTGGTACCCAACCAAAATTATGAAAAGATCATGCAATTGTTCAAAGCTCATTTCGAAAAAGTTGCACCAAAATACGTTAAAGTTAAGGTTGATTGTTTACATGGCGGACAAGCCTATGTT
Protein-coding regions in this window:
- a CDS encoding dipeptidase, with amino-acid sequence MEQAKKYIKENKDRFLDELFGLIRIPSISSIADHKEDMLKAAEYWKETILKAGADKAEIFPTDFNPVVYGEKIIDPKAPTVLVYGHYDVMPVDPIELWKIPPFEPTIKDGKIWARGADDDKGQGFMHAKAFETMVQTNTLPCNVKFMIEGGEEVGSPGLGKWCAENKEMLKADIILVSDTSMIAPNIPSITTGLRGLAYWQVEVTGPNKDLHSGLFGGAVANPINVLAKMITDMVDDNGHITIPGFYDDVMEVSMEERKKMAEAPFDIEAYKKELDVKELFGEKGYTPSEHTGIRCTFDVCGIWGGYTGEGAKTVLPSKVYAKISSRLVPNQNYEKIMQLFKAHFEKVAPKYVKVKVDCLHGGQAYVCPIDIPAYKAAEKAYEAVYNRMPVPVRSGGSIPIISTFEEVLGLKSVLMGFGLGSDAIHSPNENFPLEQFFNGIETITHFYKHYAKIMK